In Caballeronia sp. Lep1P3, one DNA window encodes the following:
- a CDS encoding amino acid ABC transporter permease, whose product MSYQWLTLWGYVPEFLKAGWLTLQITLLSFVLALALGLIAALASMSPSAIVRFIARAYVEAIRNTPVLLQIFIVFFGLPSMGIALDAYWAGVIALGVNVGAYLSEVFRAGMQSVPRGQIEAAGILGLQRGQIFKEIVLPQAARAVYPAIVNYLIQLLLGTSLLSAIALPELTGTATVINSRTLLYVQTFAVVLVAYLVLSNVLSWIASQLGARMFHPPLIVRPGARRGGFTLRRANRA is encoded by the coding sequence ATGAGCTATCAATGGCTGACTCTATGGGGCTACGTCCCCGAGTTTCTGAAGGCCGGCTGGCTGACCTTGCAGATCACGCTGCTGTCGTTCGTGCTGGCGCTCGCGCTCGGCCTGATCGCGGCGCTTGCCAGCATGTCGCCGTCGGCCATCGTACGGTTCATCGCGCGCGCTTACGTCGAAGCCATCCGCAATACGCCTGTGCTCCTGCAGATTTTCATCGTGTTCTTCGGCTTGCCGTCGATGGGCATTGCGCTCGATGCCTATTGGGCCGGTGTCATCGCGCTGGGCGTGAACGTGGGCGCGTATCTGTCGGAAGTGTTTCGCGCGGGCATGCAATCAGTGCCGCGCGGACAGATCGAAGCAGCGGGCATTCTCGGGCTGCAACGCGGGCAGATTTTCAAAGAGATCGTGTTGCCCCAAGCGGCGCGTGCGGTGTATCCGGCCATCGTCAATTATCTGATTCAGTTGTTGCTCGGCACCTCGCTGTTGTCTGCAATTGCGTTGCCCGAACTTACCGGCACCGCGACCGTCATTAATTCCCGCACGCTCTTGTATGTCCAGACGTTCGCGGTCGTGCTCGTGGCGTATCTGGTGCTGAGCAACGTCCTCTCGTGGATTGCCAGCCAGCTCGGCGCACGCATGTTTCATCCGCCGCTGATCGTGAGGCCGGGTGCGCGCCGGGGCGGATTCACGCTGCGTCGGGCGAACCGTGCATGA
- a CDS encoding transporter substrate-binding domain-containing protein, with protein MKLATKGAKATLLFAATAVSGLLALSACTKVATPEQNPAAAAPASTLQAVLQRGTLRVGDCLTFAPFGFYDKDGNPDGYDVDLAKELAKQMNVKLEVVNTTSANRIPNLQTAKVDVVFCNFTRNLERAKVVEFTAPYVVASEAMLVKKSSGIQSAKDMSGRTIATVKGSTNGDEVRSMGIPIKIQEYDSSQAAILAVKQGQADAMIEDNNFLAYQAKLDPELAVTNEALVPLEYNAFGVKAGDQAWLNYLNLFLFNINASKLNAQLYKKWFGADPRYPLNPQF; from the coding sequence ATGAAGCTCGCCACGAAGGGCGCCAAGGCCACCTTGCTGTTTGCCGCAACCGCCGTGAGTGGACTGCTCGCGCTCTCCGCCTGCACGAAAGTGGCGACGCCCGAGCAAAATCCAGCGGCAGCGGCGCCTGCATCGACACTTCAGGCCGTGCTTCAGCGCGGCACGCTGCGCGTCGGCGACTGCCTCACGTTCGCGCCGTTCGGCTTCTACGACAAGGACGGAAATCCGGACGGCTACGACGTCGACCTCGCCAAGGAACTCGCCAAGCAAATGAACGTGAAGCTCGAAGTGGTGAACACGACGAGCGCGAACCGCATCCCGAACCTGCAAACCGCCAAGGTCGATGTCGTGTTCTGCAACTTCACGCGCAACCTCGAACGCGCGAAAGTCGTCGAATTCACGGCTCCGTACGTGGTCGCCAGCGAAGCGATGCTCGTGAAGAAGAGCAGCGGCATTCAGTCGGCGAAGGACATGAGCGGGCGCACGATCGCCACGGTGAAAGGCTCGACCAATGGCGACGAAGTCCGCTCGATGGGCATCCCCATCAAGATTCAGGAATATGACAGCTCGCAGGCGGCCATTCTCGCCGTCAAGCAGGGCCAGGCCGATGCCATGATCGAAGACAACAACTTCCTTGCCTATCAGGCGAAGCTCGATCCGGAACTGGCCGTGACGAACGAAGCGCTCGTGCCGCTCGAGTACAACGCGTTCGGCGTGAAAGCGGGCGATCAAGCGTGGCTCAACTATCTGAATCTTTTCCTGTTCAACATCAATGCATCGAAGCTGAACGCGCAGTTGTACAAGAAGTGGTTCGGCGCCGATCCGAGATACCCGCTCAACCCGCAGTTCTGA
- a CDS encoding YbdK family carboxylate-amine ligase — protein sequence MLQPFASSEPFTIGVELEVQLVNTHDYNLTKATTELLNRVRAERFVGAINPETTEGMIELSTGVCTSFDQVRRELQGLRDTLVRAADFLNVGVCGGGTNFFQNWYDQRSDGRERSEYLMGLYGALYQQFTIFGQHVHVGCPDPDSALVLLHSLSRYVPHFIALAASSPFVQGSDTQFQCARLNSVAPFPLSGQAPFVTRWAEFGEYFERMTRTGLVKTLKDFYWDIRPSPGYGTIEVRVMDTPLRVEWAAAIAAYIQALSRYLLIERPARLSERDYEVYRTNRFMACRFGLDGACVNPETGHRGPVRDAILATLDVIASHARALGAEEGLDEVRRIVTDGSSDATWLRRVYSAHHSLHEVVRQQCRIWRGAHVA from the coding sequence ATGCTGCAGCCATTCGCGTCCTCGGAGCCGTTCACGATCGGCGTCGAACTCGAAGTCCAGCTCGTGAACACGCACGATTACAACCTCACGAAAGCGACGACAGAGTTGCTCAACCGAGTGCGCGCCGAGCGCTTCGTGGGCGCGATCAATCCGGAGACGACGGAAGGCATGATCGAGCTGTCGACCGGCGTGTGCACTAGCTTCGATCAGGTGCGAAGGGAGTTGCAGGGACTTCGGGACACGCTTGTCCGCGCGGCGGATTTCCTGAACGTGGGCGTCTGCGGCGGAGGCACCAACTTCTTCCAGAACTGGTACGACCAGCGTTCTGACGGAAGAGAACGATCGGAATATTTGATGGGGCTTTACGGCGCGTTGTATCAGCAGTTCACGATCTTCGGCCAGCACGTGCACGTGGGCTGCCCTGATCCGGACTCGGCGCTCGTGCTGTTGCATTCGCTTTCGCGCTATGTCCCGCACTTCATCGCGCTGGCGGCTTCTTCTCCGTTCGTGCAGGGCAGCGACACGCAGTTTCAGTGCGCCCGACTCAACTCTGTGGCGCCGTTTCCGTTATCCGGGCAAGCGCCGTTCGTCACGCGGTGGGCCGAGTTCGGAGAGTATTTTGAGCGCATGACGCGCACGGGTCTCGTCAAAACCCTGAAGGATTTCTACTGGGACATTCGTCCGAGTCCGGGTTACGGGACGATCGAGGTGCGCGTGATGGATACGCCGCTGCGCGTCGAATGGGCCGCCGCGATCGCCGCCTATATTCAGGCGCTATCGCGGTATTTGCTGATCGAGCGGCCCGCCCGGTTGAGCGAGCGCGACTACGAGGTATATCGAACCAACCGGTTCATGGCCTGTCGCTTCGGGCTGGATGGAGCGTGTGTGAATCCGGAAACGGGGCATCGCGGGCCGGTACGGGACGCGATTCTTGCCACGCTCGACGTCATCGCGTCTCATGCGCGTGCGCTCGGCGCGGAGGAAGGCCTCGATGAGGTCAGGCGCATCGTCACCGACGGTTCGAGCGATGCAACGTGGCTGCGCCGCGTCTACAGCGCGCATCATTCGCTGCACGAAGTCGTGCGGCAGCAGTGCCGGATATGGCGCGGTGCGCACGTCGCGTGA
- a CDS encoding tyrosinase family protein — MMANTNAADPNSWQYWTNVHANYCPHRTPYFLAWHRGYLYYLEQQMRRVSGDPSLTLPYWDWYTNPHIPSEFTDKATGNPLYCPRVNTNVYGALDLSPFSSSVVNFQRGTANSFEEAFENAPHNPVHDIIGNSMATMQSPRDPIFYLHHANVDRLWHAWALPDGRTMPAPTSSYWAGTFTYAPGLTINKEQTYSNRSRLGYDYANTARPVALPPQAQRGRIIRVQAQIPPIKTRPPVASFAASPARSIANGRRSIGGVKAVVLREHSVSARVVAEASSVKPLQDMLSATADIYDAAARNLPNAASKGNGKSSQYKSIKIVLDDISLTSAGAAGGYFYNIYLNLPDGVDIDEVRAKHFIGTLGPFEVAAAAHHGMMMIDFPATAAMLKTGAGNGREYAISLVRVDGGAAPKGDVMTVGELRVELTTEAPFIISPSAPQTGGAY, encoded by the coding sequence ATGATGGCGAACACGAATGCTGCCGACCCGAATTCATGGCAGTACTGGACCAATGTCCACGCGAACTACTGCCCGCACCGGACGCCTTATTTTCTCGCGTGGCATCGCGGTTATCTCTACTACCTCGAACAGCAGATGCGGCGCGTCTCGGGTGATCCCTCGCTGACGCTTCCCTACTGGGACTGGTACACGAACCCCCATATTCCGAGCGAGTTCACGGACAAGGCCACCGGCAATCCGCTCTACTGTCCGCGCGTCAATACGAACGTCTACGGCGCACTCGATCTTTCGCCGTTCTCGTCGTCTGTCGTGAATTTCCAGCGGGGAACGGCCAACTCGTTCGAAGAAGCGTTCGAAAATGCGCCGCATAATCCGGTGCACGACATCATCGGGAATTCAATGGCGACCATGCAGTCGCCGCGCGATCCGATCTTCTATCTGCATCACGCGAACGTCGACCGGCTCTGGCATGCCTGGGCGCTTCCGGACGGGCGGACAATGCCCGCGCCGACTTCGTCGTACTGGGCCGGCACCTTTACGTATGCCCCGGGCCTCACCATCAACAAGGAACAGACGTATTCGAACCGTTCGCGGCTCGGTTACGACTATGCGAACACGGCGCGGCCCGTCGCGTTGCCGCCTCAGGCGCAGCGAGGCCGCATCATTCGCGTACAGGCGCAGATCCCGCCGATCAAGACGCGTCCGCCCGTTGCCTCTTTCGCTGCGTCGCCGGCGCGGTCGATTGCAAACGGCCGACGGTCCATTGGCGGCGTAAAGGCCGTCGTGCTGCGAGAGCACTCGGTGAGCGCGCGCGTGGTGGCCGAAGCGAGTTCGGTGAAGCCGCTGCAAGACATGCTCTCCGCGACCGCCGACATCTACGACGCAGCGGCAAGAAACCTGCCGAACGCGGCTTCAAAAGGCAATGGCAAGAGCAGTCAGTACAAGTCCATCAAGATCGTGCTCGACGATATTTCGCTCACGAGCGCGGGCGCGGCGGGCGGTTACTTCTATAACATCTATCTCAACTTGCCGGACGGCGTCGATATCGACGAGGTGCGTGCAAAGCATTTCATCGGTACGCTCGGGCCGTTCGAAGTCGCCGCAGCCGCGCATCACGGGATGATGATGATCGACTTTCCCGCTACGGCCGCGATGCTGAAAACCGGCGCCGGAAACGGGCGCGAATATGCGATTTCGCTAGTTCGCGTGGACGGCGGCGCTGCGCCCAAAGGCGACGTGATGACGGTCGGCGAATTGCGCGTCGAGTTGACCACCGAAGCGCCGTTCATTATTTCGCCGTCAGCGCCGCAAACAGGCGGCGCTTACTGA
- a CDS encoding ATP-grasp fold amidoligase family protein, whose protein sequence is MAIGKTLVKRALDYLPDSAYLLIAHRRKVGRFPNLRRPTTFNEKILQRCLHPDARFVELTDKIAVRDYVRRTIGEEFLIPLIASPPTFTREVFDALPSAFVMKANHGSGFVEVVRDKSRSSFEELQRLAQRWLATDFYRVARERHYRTIKPRIFFEELLVEPSGIIPADIKLHCFFGRGRAKPTVYIAVISDRFGEHPRGDMYDANWNRLDVDIGHYARSPQPAPRPESLERMLSVATSLARDFEYVRVDLYTIGERIYFGELTFTPGAGVFPMTPDSMDYEWGRLMNQPLLHGDRR, encoded by the coding sequence ATGGCAATCGGCAAGACTCTTGTTAAGCGGGCATTGGACTACCTGCCGGACAGCGCGTACCTGCTGATCGCGCACCGGCGGAAGGTGGGCAGGTTTCCGAATCTGAGGCGTCCGACCACGTTCAACGAGAAAATTCTGCAGCGTTGTCTCCACCCGGACGCCCGTTTTGTAGAACTTACTGACAAGATTGCCGTGCGCGACTACGTGCGCCGCACAATCGGTGAGGAGTTCCTGATACCGCTCATCGCAAGTCCGCCTACGTTCACACGCGAAGTGTTCGACGCCTTGCCCTCCGCGTTCGTGATGAAGGCGAATCACGGCAGCGGTTTCGTCGAGGTAGTCCGCGACAAGTCGAGGTCATCGTTCGAGGAGCTTCAGCGGCTCGCGCAGCGCTGGCTTGCAACCGATTTCTACCGCGTTGCGCGCGAACGCCATTACCGCACCATCAAACCGCGCATTTTCTTCGAGGAGTTGCTCGTCGAGCCGAGTGGAATCATCCCTGCGGATATCAAGCTCCACTGCTTTTTCGGTCGAGGACGAGCGAAGCCTACCGTGTACATTGCGGTGATCTCCGACCGCTTCGGAGAGCATCCGCGCGGCGACATGTACGACGCGAACTGGAACCGCCTCGACGTCGACATCGGTCACTACGCGCGCAGCCCGCAACCGGCACCACGCCCAGAAAGTCTCGAGAGAATGCTTTCGGTGGCCACGTCGCTTGCCAGGGACTTCGAATACGTGCGCGTCGATCTGTATACGATCGGCGAGCGGATTTATTTCGGCGAATTGACTTTCACGCCGGGGGCAGGCGTCTTCCCGATGACTCCTGACAGCATGGATTACGAGTGGGGGCGTCTGATGAATCAGCCTCTTCTGCACGGCGACAGGCGCTAA
- a CDS encoding glycosyltransferase, giving the protein MAFEQPPVDYTKPLLSIVVTAYNVDGYIEEALESVLTQPYIDALRIIVVDDGSTDSTFAAVQAIVERDGGRHVQIIRQSNQGVSAARNAGIDAVRTPYVGFLDGDDIYRESFAREVVPLLADARWDMVEYNVEIIDDDSRKLEEIELVSASEGGECTLDPDAHLRFANRFHTFVWARVFRIDLFRDRQFPVGRHYEDMAIVPAIHLAAQNVYRVGKSLYGYRRRFGSITQRSAVSDMVDLRDIGLEALARCDGSASDKFWLTVFGKIFWRARHVCARVDRASFRRASDILRAMAGDYQAAVRSLAPRSDREVVELEAFDFAVRVDRSLHQVKGVAKMILRRRLDHHQRERRVDH; this is encoded by the coding sequence ATGGCCTTCGAGCAACCGCCGGTTGATTACACGAAACCATTGCTTTCCATCGTTGTTACCGCGTACAACGTCGATGGCTATATCGAGGAAGCGCTCGAATCCGTGCTCACCCAACCCTATATCGATGCGCTAAGAATCATAGTCGTAGACGACGGCTCTACCGATTCCACGTTCGCCGCTGTACAGGCGATCGTCGAACGTGATGGCGGACGCCACGTCCAGATCATCCGCCAGAGCAATCAAGGCGTTAGCGCAGCGCGGAATGCCGGTATCGATGCGGTCCGAACGCCGTATGTCGGCTTTCTCGATGGCGATGACATCTATCGCGAGAGCTTCGCGCGCGAAGTCGTGCCGCTACTCGCAGACGCTCGCTGGGATATGGTGGAGTACAACGTCGAGATTATCGATGACGACAGCCGCAAGCTCGAAGAGATTGAACTGGTGAGCGCCTCAGAGGGTGGCGAATGTACGTTAGACCCCGACGCACATCTACGCTTCGCCAATCGATTCCATACGTTCGTCTGGGCGCGTGTGTTTCGAATCGATCTCTTTAGGGACAGGCAGTTTCCCGTAGGCCGGCATTACGAAGACATGGCGATCGTGCCCGCGATCCACCTTGCGGCGCAAAACGTCTATCGCGTAGGGAAGTCTCTTTACGGGTACCGTCGCCGCTTTGGCAGCATTACCCAGCGTTCCGCTGTAAGCGATATGGTCGATCTGCGCGACATCGGCCTCGAAGCACTTGCGCGCTGTGACGGTAGTGCATCGGACAAATTCTGGCTAACTGTTTTCGGAAAGATATTCTGGCGCGCTCGTCATGTATGCGCGAGGGTCGACCGCGCATCGTTCAGGCGCGCGTCCGATATCTTGCGAGCAATGGCCGGGGATTATCAGGCTGCGGTGCGCAGTCTCGCTCCGCGCTCAGATCGAGAGGTCGTCGAATTGGAGGCGTTCGACTTCGCCGTTCGAGTCGATCGATCGTTACATCAAGTGAAGGGCGTCGCGAAGATGATCTTAAGGCGCCGGCTCGATCATCACCAGCGCGAACGGCGTGTCGACCACTAG
- a CDS encoding CpsD/CapB family tyrosine-protein kinase — protein sequence MYPKLVSVIFYMFFTCVILNPRVNGFTIYFYLFIPFFDPKYLRFLSATARSWSGPLLVAVAVSLIGSPSVAARVVSIAICIGYLMYTVGRRICYLHHWMMINVAFAIVQFAAYYVDRGLAEQLGPTALSKMIWGEYATRTYSNFYELFYFARASGFSREAGFFSSLLVASLITHLLTQKINKKIIAMYCIGLFLCFSKSSFILFIFLALFPLRNRLRPIHPLFVFIAFFGVVGLVGVYLGSHTFYGSTTFSHRLGGYPFMLDANLEDLLGGVTSDDVRSRYMYMPNFRLVEYEISSGVPFAGLPATIAEMGLFSALLLFGVIAFTASDGFVMLLLLLITSTVSITTVTSFVAIAYFVLYWPKFAAYRAKRSWLVQSHFTLTPCDVPDSRRTKRLSLACAPWKRKVLVVAGPSPRSGKTYVAVNLAAVNAAAGRRVLLIDGDLHRGRIAHLFGISGRCGLAQVLDGRIDVERVIRTVDTCGVDVICAGGTIASPTDLLGNGRLTRMLRKVASNYDLIIIDTPAMRSVDDASQVAPLGGSTVLVAERDLGSQDELDEAVKWLDRIGVSVAGVIFDPIPRPRQQGTQASVREWSVA from the coding sequence ATGTATCCGAAACTGGTTTCTGTGATCTTCTACATGTTCTTCACCTGCGTGATACTGAATCCGCGCGTCAACGGATTCACAATCTACTTCTATCTGTTCATTCCCTTCTTCGACCCGAAATATCTGCGCTTCCTGTCTGCTACCGCGCGCAGTTGGAGCGGCCCTCTGCTCGTCGCCGTGGCGGTCAGCCTCATTGGTTCGCCAAGTGTCGCAGCGCGAGTCGTATCCATCGCAATCTGCATTGGATACCTGATGTACACGGTTGGCCGCCGCATCTGCTATCTGCACCACTGGATGATGATCAACGTGGCGTTCGCGATCGTGCAATTCGCGGCTTACTACGTCGACAGAGGGCTGGCAGAACAGCTCGGGCCGACAGCCTTGTCGAAGATGATCTGGGGGGAATATGCAACGCGGACGTACTCCAATTTCTATGAACTTTTCTACTTTGCACGCGCCTCCGGATTCTCCAGAGAGGCGGGCTTCTTCTCGTCCTTGCTTGTCGCATCGCTGATCACTCACCTGCTTACTCAGAAGATCAATAAAAAGATCATTGCGATGTATTGCATTGGGCTGTTCCTCTGCTTCTCGAAGTCGTCATTTATTCTTTTCATCTTCCTCGCCCTCTTCCCGCTTCGTAACAGGCTGCGCCCGATCCATCCCCTATTCGTCTTCATCGCTTTCTTCGGCGTAGTGGGCCTGGTCGGTGTCTATTTGGGAAGTCACACGTTCTATGGCTCAACGACTTTCTCGCACCGTCTCGGCGGGTATCCTTTCATGCTCGACGCGAACCTGGAGGACCTGCTGGGTGGCGTCACTTCGGATGATGTTCGCTCGCGCTACATGTACATGCCGAACTTCCGTCTAGTCGAATATGAGATTTCCTCCGGCGTTCCATTCGCCGGACTGCCTGCAACCATCGCGGAGATGGGACTCTTCAGTGCGCTGCTGCTGTTTGGCGTCATCGCATTCACGGCGAGCGACGGGTTCGTCATGCTGCTGCTGCTGTTGATCACATCGACGGTCAGCATCACTACGGTCACCTCGTTCGTGGCGATCGCCTACTTCGTCCTTTACTGGCCGAAATTCGCGGCTTATCGCGCAAAGCGCTCATGGCTCGTGCAAAGCCACTTCACGCTGACGCCTTGCGACGTCCCCGATTCTCGACGGACGAAACGCCTCAGCCTCGCATGCGCGCCCTGGAAGCGCAAAGTGCTCGTGGTGGCAGGTCCGTCGCCGCGCTCGGGAAAGACGTATGTCGCCGTCAATCTGGCCGCCGTTAATGCCGCGGCTGGCAGACGCGTTCTGCTCATCGATGGCGACTTGCACCGCGGCCGAATTGCGCATCTGTTCGGGATCTCTGGCCGTTGCGGACTTGCGCAAGTGCTGGACGGGCGAATCGACGTGGAGCGCGTTATCCGCACGGTCGATACATGTGGCGTCGACGTCATCTGCGCAGGAGGAACGATAGCCAGTCCGACCGATCTGCTTGGAAATGGGCGGCTGACCCGAATGCTGCGGAAAGTGGCATCGAACTATGACCTGATCATCATCGATACACCGGCGATGCGCTCGGTCGACGATGCCTCTCAAGTCGCGCCGCTTGGCGGGTCCACGGTACTGGTGGCAGAACGCGACCTTGGTAGCCAGGATGAACTCGACGAGGCAGTGAAGTGGCTCGACAGGATCGGCGTATCAGTCGCTGGCGTGATATTCGATCCGATCCCGCGACCGCGTCAGCAAGGAACACAAGCCAGCGTTCGCGAATGGAGCGTGGCGTAG